The Hyphomonas sediminis genome contains a region encoding:
- a CDS encoding ABC transporter transmembrane domain-containing protein, with protein MADSSANIVDDRRTTLPEGGEAMSRPKARSLKPLALLWPYVRKHWITVSVALLFLVAAAAVSLMIPMLLGMAADAGQKAGQDPARLKALIDQAFLWVFAAAVGSGVLGAIRFYFVSRFGERIAADLRRDLYSHLLKLSPAYHANMRSGEAVSRLTADVTLIETFLGSSASLAARTLITTTGALGMMLAVNWKLGLTLLAMLPIAILPVMGIGRVIRRMSNVAQSRLADAGAEAAETLDAIELVQAYGRERGQLSAFQTAIEATFAAAMRRTGARAIMIVLVSVLLFGGFTGVLWMGARAVATGEMSFGDLAAMVMYAAYAGSGFGMLAEVYGEVMRAAGAADRAAEVLRAVPEIAAPARPKAMPEKGDGALRFDNVSFRYGEASTSALESFSLDVKPGEFVALVGPSGAGKTTVFRLALRLFDPQAGDIRLDGIGSTEAEPGDWRRRFAYAPQEAALFTGTAAENIRFGDASADDAVLEQAARMAEAMGFLNEKEGLATELGQKGRSLSGGQRQRIALARALVRNAPVLLLDEATSALDSESEAAVRRAIENAATGRTTLVIAHRLSTVRRADRIIVMEHGRIVEEGTHESLVAQGGLYARLADLQFAEG; from the coding sequence ATGGCCGATTCCAGCGCCAATATCGTTGACGATCGTCGCACCACCCTGCCGGAAGGCGGGGAGGCGATGAGCCGCCCAAAGGCACGCAGCCTGAAGCCGCTGGCGCTCTTGTGGCCTTATGTGCGCAAGCATTGGATCACGGTTTCGGTCGCGCTGCTGTTCCTTGTGGCCGCCGCCGCTGTCAGCCTGATGATCCCGATGCTGCTGGGAATGGCCGCAGATGCGGGGCAGAAGGCTGGGCAAGACCCTGCGCGCCTCAAGGCGCTGATTGACCAGGCGTTTCTGTGGGTGTTTGCCGCTGCCGTCGGTTCCGGCGTTCTGGGCGCGATCCGCTTCTATTTTGTGTCGCGGTTTGGCGAACGTATCGCCGCCGACCTGCGGCGGGATCTTTATTCTCACCTGCTGAAGCTTTCCCCGGCCTACCACGCAAACATGCGTTCGGGTGAGGCGGTATCGCGGCTGACGGCGGATGTGACGCTGATCGAGACGTTTCTGGGCTCTTCCGCCTCGCTGGCGGCCCGGACGCTGATCACGACGACCGGCGCGCTGGGCATGATGCTGGCGGTGAACTGGAAACTTGGCCTGACCCTGCTGGCGATGCTGCCGATCGCCATTCTGCCGGTGATGGGCATCGGGCGGGTCATCCGGCGGATGTCCAATGTGGCCCAATCGCGCCTGGCCGATGCCGGCGCCGAAGCGGCTGAGACGCTGGACGCCATCGAGCTGGTGCAGGCTTATGGGCGTGAGCGCGGGCAGCTTTCGGCATTCCAGACGGCGATCGAGGCGACCTTTGCGGCCGCCATGCGCCGGACGGGCGCGCGGGCGATCATGATCGTGCTGGTATCGGTGCTTCTGTTCGGCGGCTTTACCGGCGTGCTGTGGATGGGCGCGCGGGCGGTTGCCACCGGGGAGATGAGTTTCGGCGACCTGGCGGCGATGGTGATGTATGCCGCGTATGCCGGTTCGGGTTTTGGCATGCTGGCGGAAGTTTACGGCGAAGTGATGCGCGCGGCAGGCGCGGCAGACCGGGCTGCCGAAGTGCTGCGCGCCGTGCCGGAGATTGCGGCGCCGGCGAGGCCCAAGGCGATGCCGGAGAAGGGTGACGGCGCGTTGCGGTTTGACAATGTTTCCTTTCGGTATGGCGAGGCTTCGACTTCGGCGCTTGAGAGCTTTTCGCTGGATGTGAAGCCCGGCGAGTTCGTGGCGCTGGTCGGCCCCAGCGGGGCGGGCAAGACGACCGTGTTCCGGCTGGCGCTGCGCCTGTTTGATCCGCAGGCGGGCGATATCCGGCTGGACGGGATTGGTTCGACCGAGGCTGAGCCAGGCGATTGGCGGAGGCGGTTTGCCTATGCGCCGCAGGAAGCGGCGCTGTTTACCGGAACGGCCGCGGAAAATATCCGTTTCGGCGATGCGTCGGCGGACGATGCTGTTCTGGAGCAGGCGGCGCGGATGGCCGAGGCCATGGGCTTTCTCAATGAGAAGGAAGGACTCGCGACGGAACTAGGCCAGAAGGGGCGCAGCCTTTCAGGCGGGCAGCGCCAGCGGATTGCGCTGGCGCGCGCGCTGGTGCGCAACGCGCCGGTGCTGCTGCTGGACGAGGCGACCTCAGCGCTCGATTCCGAAAGCGAGGCCGCCGTGCGCCGGGCGATCGAGAATGCGGCGACCGGGCGCACGACACT